cctaaaatttaaatttgtcattaatcacttacctcaatgtcgttccaaacccgtaaaagctcttTTCGTTTTCGGAACACTATTTAaggtattttggatgaaaatccgGAGGCTTGAGACAGTCCCATGGACTGCAATTAAATAACACTGTCAAAGttcataaaaggtatgaaaagtcatcGTCAGAATACAACATCTGCCATTAAATGTGCAAActgggttatatgaagcaacAGGAACACTTTTTctaagtgaagaaaacaaaaataacgactgattaacggtctcctctgtgtcactccatatcagTGTGCTCTGTATACTCTTCTGTGTCCTCCatgccacaaggatgcactgttttatttcaaatcagaactaaatacacatagaaacgcGTGGAGGACACACAGCATGATGATATCGAAACAAAGATACTGTGCTACCACACCCCCGTACGAAAGAAGAAAGTCGTCGtatttacaactgtgatgacaaGCGCTTTTCAACTCTACACTGGATTTGCAAAAGTATGTAAAGTATTTAAAGTTTGCGGCACAAAATCCTTAAAGTACAcccgagagttttacacaccagtctgttattgtggcgaagTTGGTTGGGCCTTGGCCAAAGTAAGCTGCCagggattccagaccttcagccgcTAGTCTAAAGATCTGGCTACGCGAGACTAAGAGATTAGTTTATTTAAGGAGCACGtcaaaacacgtcagcagcatcgtgaacacactcacaacagacctagaaaagaagacaatgctgaataaagtcgtaatttttgttatttttggaccaaaatgtattttcggtgcttcaataaattctaactgaccctctgatgtctcatggactactttgataatgtttttcttacctttctggacatggacagtataccgtacacacactttcagtgGAGGGAAAGAAAGCTCTTggacttaatctaaaatatcttaaactgtgttccgaagatgaacgtagatcttacgggtttagaacgacatgagggtgagtcattaatgacatcattttcatttttgggtgaactaaccatttaagcaTTGAAGCTTTTCATCTAAGTGGTTCATAAAAGGGTTCATTTCTCACGGCTTTATTTGCTCACAATATCACCTGGTGGCCAAAGAGTGtaaatcatgcagatacattatAGATGACCTGATGTGATCTATGATACACTGTTTTGCGCCATTTAAGGGcctagaaatataaaaaatatattttagttacaACTGTAATTCAGCTCATAATTAGCCTATAATTTGACTAGTCAGAATGATAATTAGACATATCTGCAATTACAATTGCACTAGTAAGAAATCTGATCTCTAAATACTTTATGAGTTGTCAAAACTCCATTTAAGATATCTGTAATTAGCAGATATCTTCAATAGATGCGTCACACATGCGCAAAGGTAATTAATTCAGTTTCGACTAGTCACAATTATATCTGAAGATATCTGAAATTTACCTGCTCCTAGCATAGACTGTCTAAAAACATGGAGATAGTGtctgtgacgtcacccgtagtttgctgaagagtgtttttgaagcacAAAGTAGGCGGAGTGGACCATCGCCATCTTGGCACCAACTGTCACTCTTAGATAATcaaaaaaggcgggagctggttgctgaagtcACGCCCACCTAACTCGGTGGCAGTGTCAGCAACGGTcgatccacctgtcactcaagtggccatgcccttaattatgcagaactttaaggtttAGTATAATTTAAATGGTTgagctataaaaaataaaaataaaaatcatgcccTCACcattgtcatgaagggcaaaattagctatataaaCCAAAACCACAGGCTGTAAACATGCTTTTCTTCTACTGTAAAGCCAGTTgacgaattacagtttaagtcacttccgtgtTGGCTTCACAAAAGAGAGCGGGAGGTTGAGCTTGGCTCCTAGTCGAATCTGCTGTTGTGTGACATGAGACTTAATTTACTCAGCTCCTCCCAGAGGTCCTCCCAAATGTTTAGTGCTAAGTGCTAACAACATATATAAGTCTACTTTTGTTATCACAGAGAGAAAAGCTACTGGATAAACTTGTTCAAGGTAGTGGTGGCTCGTGGGATTTAAAAAGGAGGATATCGCTACATTATCAGCACAGTGGGAGGGACGTTCAAACTAATATCACATAATTTACATCTCTGTGATGATTGGTTGAtgtgtggttcagtggtagagcattgcgttagcagtgcaaaagttTGTGGTTTCAATTCACAGGGGACAAATACATGCTTAcatacatactggtaaaaaatgtaTATCCTGAAAGCACTGTaaatctttggataaaagcatctgctaaatgctcATCAGCGCTGAAAATGAACACTCGATGCTGATAgactagtttttttgtttttatggagGGAGGCACGAGACTTCATCTCTTATTtgtatatcttaaaaaaaaaatgaattcaagaTATCTTAAATTTGATTATGACTAGTTAAACACCAGTTAAAGATAGCTTGAATGATCTTTTTTCACTAGTGGTAATTCAGTTAGAGATATCTCTAATTTAATTATCACTAGTAAAATTGTAATTTGAGATATCTCTAATTAGAATTATGCATAGTACAAAATCAATTAAAGATATCTTTAATTACAATTTCTACCTGTCACAACTCATTTAAAGGTATCCGAAAATATTTTCCAATTGAACAATATGACTAGTCAAAATAACATTGTAGATATCTTAAATGCATGTAATGACTATTCATAatctcattttttatatattaattcaaTTACCACAGTCAAAATTGCAGAATAGATTTCTGGAATTGGAATTTTGACTGgtcaaaaataaattatgactAGTACAGCAAAGGGGTATTTAATACTAAAATGGCTTGCCATAGCTGGAATTTCATGACACATGCTCCGAAGCCTCAGCACAGAATATAACATGACTAGTTCTTATTTCTACTTTAGTCATAGTCTTGCATTGGCTGTTTTCCCGTGTTCTGTTTCTATCCTGTGTATCTCGTTTCTGTCTGAACTGTAGTATATCACCTGTTCTGGATTACCCTTCTCATCTCGCCCTGTTCAGATACTGTTTACCCCTTGCCTGGACCATTGCCTGTGTTTCAGATTTACCCTTTGGATTACCCTGTTTGGACATTGTTTGCCAGAGATTGACCACGTCTGTACACTGGACTACTCGTGTCTTGCCATCCATGTCCAGGTCATTAAAATCCATGTCCATGTCCGGTGCCCAACCCTGAAGATCTACCTTTCTGCAGAgctcagctccaaccctgatcaaataAGCTATaaaaaccctgatcaaacacaactgAATCTACTAATTAGGATCTGAAGGAGCACTTGATATTTACAGACAGCTGTTTGATCAGGATTGGAACTGAACTCTTTTTACGAAGATAAATCTCCAGGAACAGGAACAGTAGAGATTTGCTATGCACtttaaatgttgtctttatagTATACTGCCACAAAGTGCTCTTAAACAAGATCCAATTGCAGCTTTTATTAAAGAATCCAAAAAGTATTACAACTGGGGCAAAATACAACTACAGTATGTACATGTCAgctaatatattttttgtcttgtAGCCAAAACCTGTTAACAAAGTTTTGTCTGGTACaaccagagtttttttttatagtactTAAAATAAGAGGCAGAGTGAGGAATATCTATTAGTGAGAACAATAACAAAATGGATTTATAACAATAATCACAATTTATACAACAATTATATGCACTTAAAATGTGATCAGATGTAGTATCCTGGGCCTTCACAGgatgaacttttattttttcacttaaatattactataatgtcttcataattttttatatgccAGTTAATACACAAACCTTTGCAGGAGCAATAACTCTATCACAGTACATGAACCAAAATCACCttacaaacatttattataaaaaaaatacaaatactcgAGTAACATCAGACAAAAAGTTTGTTAACAGGATGTCAGCaagaatttaacaaaataaacacaaacatccAGTTTAAACATGACAAACCATATGACATCATGTTggacaaattgtttattttgttacagTTTGCTGACAtcctgttaacaaacataatttttttctgaTGTTACTCAAAACCTGTTAACAAAGCTTTATCTAGTGCCCAGAATCAGAGTTTTAATCTAGTACCCATGAATGTAATCGAATGGAAGATTTAAATCAAGAACAACATTGTTTTATAACAATAATCACAATTTatacaataattataatttttattaaaattaataggaTGACCAGACTGTTTCTCAGACTAAATGGTTTATAAATGTCACTCCAAATTTAAAGCAGGTTTAGTGAATGAAATTTCTGATTCCTATAAATCTATTTATCTCCACACCGCACTGTGTGAAGGAGAGACATATTGTTTGCATTGCAAAATACAACCTGAAGTTTCTCACTGTCTACATAAACCCCGACTCTGCTGGGTATAATCTTGGTGACGATCGGGGTTTCTTCACCTCCCTTTATGACGTACAGTCTGTCATTCTTTACAGAAAGAGATATGTTCTCAAAACTTTTAGAAAACAGTGTCTGCCAGACCGAAACGTTTTTGTCCTTTGGGTAAAATCTAACTGTGAGTCCATGTTCCCATCCTACTTCAGCTCCTACATCAACCTCCCAGTACACCTGACCAGGTTGTATGTTCTCCACATAATTGTCCTTATAACCATTGTGAAACTTCTGGAATTTGGCGAAGTAATCTTCCCCTTGAGACTGCAGATGGCTCTCTTTTTTGATAGTCAGTTTCAGGTCTTTGTCTATTGCAGAGTTATCTGATAGgtctaaagaaaaaaagattgcaAGAAGCAAACGTTCATCAAATTgatgaaacttaataaaaaaacaacaactcctgTTTACATAAATCCAATGACCTGTGAAGTGTAAAAACAAAGAATGTTAAGCATATGTGAGAGGCTGCTTTCGGCTCAACTCACCTCGTTTAACAGAGCCTAGCATGTCTCTCCATACAATTAGAGGCAGGTCAGTTTCATAAGGGCCAAGGGTGAAGTGGTCAGAAATCACTCGAGTACCATCAAATCTTGATTTAAATCTGTGCAAAGGTAtagtttcaaatgtatttaagCCAAACTGAATGGAAGAATCTATggtgaaataaggtctgtggttaacacaagctcaagatattttcatgttGTATTCTAAGACACGCAGTGAGAATGTGGTGTAGTTCATTTATATCCTAGCTTTTAATTCTGGCAGTTTATTTACAGAATGATGATTTTGTGGTGGTCTACTAGAATAGGTTACCAAAATGTAatgctcaaaaaacattatttttaattcatatataGGGCTGTTGAatccttgaatctgattggttgacaaaTCTTCTCACGTTCTAGAATTCAATGGATTGATGTCAGTTATTCTTTACATAATTTACAGTGTTGCAGCAGCTGGTTTCATGCTCTGTCTGAAAATGTTTTATGTGTGCATCACTGTTTCCTTTCCTTGCTTCCTTTCCTTGCGTCTTAGCTCCACCCCCTTTAGAATATACGGAAAGGATGCAAGGAAAGAAAATGAGAATGGAGGAATCAATGGAAAACCTATTTGTTTATTGGAATATGTTGGAAGCTCCTCTGAAAGCTTCCTCATTCCTTATTCCTTGTCTGGGTCTAAAGAGCGCTGCTCACATAAAAGATTCGCCACTTCAGACCAGACACTTTCCATGAGGAGACAGCTTCCTACGGCCCATCAACCTTAGTGAAAAGATCAGAATTTAGGAGTGGGCCGCCTCTGGAGCCTGTGGTTTCCACATTTTGAAGCAGGTGTGCTATTTTGGACCCTGCTCCTGTGACAGAAGGTCACCACTGGTTCGAATCTCCAAAGGAGACCTTTCTAGGAGTGATATTGGGTCCAAGACCCATACTGTGGGATGTGGGACTTTTGGATGCGATGTAAGCTTTGGATGCATTGAAAATATCACAATCATTCAAAACTAATACCGTGAAAAATATCAAACGATCATATTTAATACATGCTATTTCTAAAAAGTAATGTTTAGCATATTATACGTGCAGCTGTTCATTCACCCATCCATTCATATATGGTCAGTAAGTGAAACATGATTTTTCAGTCGTGCTATGCAGAAAGCACAAAGTAAATGCAGCCAAACAGACACCTACAGGCTtcacacacaaaacagaagttCTTAACGAGAAATTGTGAGAAGTTGTGTGCAGCCACTGTGGTTGCAGTCAGCGTCTTAAAgtgcatacaaataaaaaaaaattgtggaggACAGCAGGAAAAGCAGGAAAGAAATGTTTGTGAAAATGCATTTTCCATCTTACTTGGTTGGCAGAGCAGACTTGATATCTTTGTTCTCACCGAGTGTGATTGTATCAACCAAAGGGAAACCCTTTTCACTCCACCACTGGAAACATTGGAAACGGCTTTGAAGCTTAATGAAATCTACCATGCAATTTCTGATAAATTATAGTTCAAACATGGTACTggtgtttgtatttgtgtttaagaGAATATAATTAAATTACCTCTAAAAAACTCTCAGGTTGGCTTATCTGTAGTCCTGACTCCAATATGGACTCCTGTTTGTTTCCCTTTGTTTGCAACTTTGATAAAAATGATGCATTTTGCCTCATTGATACTTCAGCACTGCTTGCTTCTCTCTGGAGTTGCTTTACCACTTCTTCCTCTTTTTTCTTCAAGAACTCGTGCATCTTGTTAAACTGAACATGTATCTTTTCCTCAAGTCGTTTGGCCCTTTCCTATTATATATGAATAGTAAAAGAAAtgtgacagacagacaaaagttGAGAGTGGCAGACCaaaaacatgaagaaacaacaacaTAGTAATTTATTTTCATAGCCTTACCTTAGACTTTGTGATTTCAAGCATCTGGCTCATGATCATGTCCCCCGTTTGTTTGTTGTCTTGTAAAATAAATCTTAGTGCTTCCCTCGCCACCTTCTAAATGAACAAAGGCAACAACACAACATTTTCATCTCAGTTTCCTCCAGTTGCAACTTATTTGTTTCATTAATAAATAGTTACCAACCTCACTGATCTCCATAGCTTCCTTTACAGGCTTGAAACTGTGTCCACAGTGTTTCTTTCCTTCCTTGCAGATGAGGCACACCAATCTCTGGTCATTCTCACAGAAAAGTTTAAGCGGCTCCATATGCTCAGAGCATTGCATTTCTTGAGCATTCTTCGGAGTCTGTTGTCTTgtcttgtgtttttgttgttgtaagaCGTCCACAACGTTTCTCAGCACTCGGATACCTTTAAGATCCTGTCTGGTGAAGTTTTGTCTGCATTCCGGGCATTTGTGAGCACCTTCATGTGATTCCAAACATCTTGTAATACACTGTCGGCAGAAGACGTGCTCACAAGGTAAAGTCACCGGATCGTTGAAGTCACTCAAACACACTGGACACATGAGGTGGAGAGAAAGTGTTGACGCCATGTTCAGCAAAAACAGAAAGCTTCACCTGTTGTAGTCAGACTAGTATGTACAGTCGTTCTTGATGGAACAATGAAGCTGTAACGTTTGGCCAGTCCTTAAAACACACCCAGAAAACAGAATCTTTTACATACTCTTCATTGAATTCAAGAACGCTTAAAAAACACTTGCCAACAATTTAAACCAAGGTTCAGTTAAGTagtattagttaatgcattagatgTTATGAACAAAA
The nucleotide sequence above comes from Carassius gibelio isolate Cgi1373 ecotype wild population from Czech Republic chromosome B16, carGib1.2-hapl.c, whole genome shotgun sequence. Encoded proteins:
- the LOC127975421 gene encoding nuclear factor 7, brain — encoded protein: MASTLSLHLMCPVCLSDFNDPVTLPCEHVFCRQCITRCLESHEGAHKCPECRQNFTRQDLKGIRVLRNVVDVLQQQKHKTRQQTPKNAQEMQCSEHMEPLKLFCENDQRLVCLICKEGKKHCGHSFKPVKEAMEISEKVAREALRFILQDNKQTGDMIMSQMLEITKSKERAKRLEEKIHVQFNKMHEFLKKKEEEVVKQLQREASSAEVSMRQNASFLSKLQTKGNKQESILESGLQISQPESFLEWWSEKGFPLVDTITLGENKDIKSALPTKFKSRFDGTRVISDHFTLGPYETDLPLIVWRDMLGSVKRDLSDNSAIDKDLKLTIKKESHLQSQGEDYFAKFQKFHNGYKDNYVENIQPGQVYWEVDVGAEVGWEHGLTVRFYPKDKNVSVWQTLFSKSFENISLSVKNDRLYVIKGGEETPIVTKIIPSRVGVYVDSEKLQVVFCNANNMSLLHTVRCGDK